In Gavia stellata isolate bGavSte3 chromosome 28, bGavSte3.hap2, whole genome shotgun sequence, a single genomic region encodes these proteins:
- the LOC132319431 gene encoding olfactory receptor 6E1-like, which produces MNQTTVVEFILLGLTSNHFLEIILFAILFVAFLLILLGNIAVITITLVDHRLYIPMSVFLRNFSLMEICFTSTFMPRTLYSLLTGAKTISLSGCFLQLSLFFTLGICTFFHVALMSFDRYMAICHPLHYATFMSNRFCLQLVLGCWVVSFFLVFSPLTIILCLPFCGPNIINHFYCDIAPLLQLSCTNTGLIEKVMLVTSVLILPGTLSVTAFSYAYIVYTVTHIQSSASRKKAFSTCSAHLIVVAILYSSSIFRYIRPSQRGGRDFDKVVSFLYCVITQLCNPYIYTLQNEQVKQALKDLVARCFVGSDDILKFRAIKQ; this is translated from the coding sequence ATGAATCAGACAACAGTGGTGGAGTTCATTCTCTTGGGACTCACTAGCAATCACTTTTTGGAGATCATCCTATTTGCCATTCTTTTTGTTGCCTTCCTCCTGATCCTCCTTGGAAACATTGCTGTCATCACCATCACACTGGTGGACCACCGCCTTTACATCCCcatgtctgtctttctcagGAATTTCTCCCTCATGGAAATCTGCTTCACATCTACCTTCATGCCGAGGACACTCTACAGCCTCCTCACAGGAGCAAAAACAATTTCCCTCTCTGGATGTTTCCTTCAGTTATCCCTCTTCTTCACCTTGGGTATCTGTACTTTCTTCCACGTAGCTCTCATGTCCTTTGACCGCTACATGGCCATCTGCCACCCTTTGCATTATGCCACCTTCATGAGCAATAGGTTTTGTCTCCAGCTGGTGCTGGGCTGCTGGGTGGTGAGTTTCTTCTTGGTGTTCTCTCCACTGACAATTATACTCTGTTTGCCATTCTGCGGGCCCAACATCATCAACCATTTCTACTGTGATATAGCACCACTGCTTCAGCTGTCCTGCACAAACACAGGCCTCATTGAGAAAGTAATGCTAGTGACAAGTGTTCTAATATTACCTGGCACCTTATCAGTAACTGCCTTTTCCTATGCCTACATTGTCTACACTGTCACACACATCCAGTCTtcagcaagcaggaaaaaagccttttccacaTGCTCTGCTCATCTCATTGTGGTTGCTATTCTGTACAGCAGCTCCATCTTCAGGTACATCCGACCAAGCCAGAGGGGTGGGAGGGATTTTGACAAAGTTGTGTCTTTCCTCTACTGTGTGATTACTCAGCTGTGTAACCCTTACATCTACACCCTTCAAAATGAACAAGTCAAACAGGCCTTGAAAGATCTAGTGGCGAGGTGTTTTGTAGGCTCTGATGATATTTTGAAATTCAGAGCCATAAAGCAGTGA